The following coding sequences are from one Luteimonas sp. S4-F44 window:
- the rpmI gene encoding 50S ribosomal protein L35 → MPKIKTHRGASKRFRKTASGKYKAGHANRSHILTKKATKRKRNLRQTNHIPACDSGRLDRMLPYL, encoded by the coding sequence ATGCCCAAGATCAAGACGCACCGGGGCGCTTCCAAGCGTTTCCGGAAGACGGCTTCCGGCAAGTACAAGGCCGGCCACGCCAATCGCAGCCACATCCTCACCAAGAAGGCGACGAAGCGGAAGCGCAATCTCCGCCAGACGAACCACATTCCGGCGTGCGACAGCGGTCGTCTCGACCGCATGCTGCCGTATCTCTGA